From the Argentina anserina chromosome 3, drPotAnse1.1, whole genome shotgun sequence genome, the window TAGGTGTATACTCCCTTCTCAACATCCATATGCGGGGACAACTTGGTGGTATACCTTCACGACCCAAGTGGAATGTTTATACAGTAGTAGACTAGTAGTGTAGATTACTCTGTATATATAAGGTGAtctaaggttttttttttcctgaaatAAAAGTCAGCAAAGGTTTAGACAAACATTATCTGTGTTTTGGGATATGCATAGTTCGTTGCATGCTGGGTAGATCATCGGAATCTGAAGGAAGTTCTTTAAGTTACACACTCGCCCAAAATGAACTAAAACAGCTGAAATCATGGCCTATATTATAGTTAGATGGGGAAAGCTGTGTTTACATGTATGATGTCATTTGTCATTCATTTGGAAAAGATATGATTATGACCAAGCCTTCTCTTTACAACTGTTATTCTGATTATTCATGATTTATGGATTGGATTTTATATTTAGTTGAATATATTGGGAGTGTAGATGCTGATAGAAAATTTAGCTAGGTTGATAGTTATATTTGGGTTTTTTTAGCATTCAAATAActaatgtaaaaataaattgcatGTAATTACTGATGCTGTCAACTGATTTTATTTCTTGCATGCTTGCATTTGTGAAGCCTCTGCAAGCTGAGCAGGATTAAATAGTCTAGCCAGCTCTTCTGCAGGATATTTATATGGTACTGCTACCTGTTAAAGGCCTCCTATGCCAACTGAGTTGTTGTTGTGATCGTGTGTATTAAATGTACACATGCATCACGATGTGGTTTTGGCCTTGCAGCTTTAAACCATCTGTGTCATCTAATTTTTCTTAGGTTTTACTATATTGAACAAATATAGTGAAGAATTACAAACACTCCTGGAAGATCTCTGTGTAGTATCTGCCATTTTGGCCAACATCTACCTCTATACACTTGTATTACATATTTCCAGTCCTTCTCTTTACTCTCATCATGTTGTGTAGCACTTTTAATATTCTTCCCTATCAAGTATTAACTTTTCTGGCTTGCAACAGGTTCGGTTTCTCACCAAAATTTATCATCCTAACATTGACAAGGTAGGCAAGCCTTTCTCATCTTGTTTCCCTTTTGTGTATCTTATCTTACTTTTAATGGATTCAGAAATAATTTCTTCTATTCCATGCATGCATTTCTTCATACAGCTGGGAAGGATATGCCTTGACATTTTAAAAGACAAGTGGAGTCCTGCTTTACAGATACGAACTGTTCTTCTAAGGTATCatcattcaatgtgtcttggTCTTTGATTTTTTGTATCATAGTAAAGCTATCACCTTTTAGATCATACTCTACATGAAACACCTGTGTGAATCACAGGCTCAAATTATCTTGATACTGTTTATATATCCATATGATGTGCTTTGACAACAATGTCTAGAGTTTGGGTACGTTTGTTTGAAATAAATTCAAAACTGAATCATTGACAATGTTTGTATCATTTTCTGCTAGTATTCAAGCACTTTTGAGTGCTCCAAATCCCGATGATCCGCTCTCTGAGAACATTGCTAAGCATTGGAAATCGAATGAAGCAGAAGCTGTTGAAACAGGTATTCTTGATAACTCTTTATCCTGGCACACGCGcactcttttaaaaaaaaaatttgccgCTCAGTTATACGGTTGCCTAATGTTCTCTTCATTAATCCCTGCAGCCAAGGAATGGACCCGTTTATATGCAAGTGGTGTGTGATGACATGGTGGAAGTTTTCCTTCCCAGAAATAACCTTATTGCGATGTATGCTATTCAATGTCATTGAAGAATTGATGTTTCAAATATTCTAAAATTCTCAAGCAATTACAGGCTGATTAagtgttttcattttatagtTCTGTTGGCTCTGAACTTGTAAGATCATCCAAGGTACTTAAATCTCCCCATCTCAAATGGTTACTGGGGACTTTTGTAGTCATTCAAAGTATGGATCAAGTAAACATTGTGAATAATCGTCGgctaattttcttttcttttgactCTTAAATGTAAGTGTTTTGAACATTCTAACCTGCGTAATATCCGTATTGCTTCTGTACCAGATCACCTACCATTTTGGGTTGCTTCAATTGCCATCCTAACCTATCGATCAATGGCTTAAGTTGTATTAGCGGTGGAGCTCATGGCTTTGAACCTTGAAGGACccctgcattttttttttcagttcatTGATTTAGAAGCTTCCTTCTGTGTTCGAATTTGCAGATAACTTAAATCTGCGTTCGAATTTGCAGATAACTTAATTCGTACTTCGGCTACAGCCTAAACCATGCTTGGGCAAGGAgtaattatttgttttattcgTGTTTTTTCCGATTGCAATTGTTCAGTTCGGTTGCTAAAGCAAAGAAAATCCAATTGAAGCTGCTCTAGCATCTTTGAGCTTGCATACAAATTATGGGGCACAAAAGCCTACGACATTACTCTGTTTCTTTGACGATGTGCTTGTGGGAATGCAACTACTTGTTGAAGGATGCAAATACTAAATCAGCCTTCtgtttcatttttcaatttcGTCCTTGATACAGTTCTCAGCAAGAATTCAGAACATGATGAAATGCCATCGAGTTGTGCAAACACCCACATTTCCGTTGTGTAAAACTCCTCAAATGAACGGGAAGACGCAATTACCCAAGTCTGAAACCCCAGAAAACGACTTGTCATTGTTGCTGATTAGATTAGAATCCTATCTGACGTAACTTGCTGCATGAGCATTCACTGTTTCAGTTTGACCGTACTAGAAGCCAGGTAAAGAGCCTCACAGCCACGTAGGGCACTGAAGGCAATTGAAACAACAATGCTCTCTGTGGCTTTGGATCCATATGCTACATATCTTCCAAGTCTAATCTCTCTTGTGCatttcatatacgtactgtCTTTCAGAACCTCGATCCTcccctcttctcttctctcctcTTCTGGTTTAGCTTTTGTTTCTGAGCAAAACAATGATATTCGATTCTCTCTGATAAGCTTGAGTAGACCACATCATGTTTTGGTCCCACCTGAGCAGTCACCTCCTCCCTGCCGGCCGTTTGACGCTGGTGACGCACCGACTAGGGCATCCTCAGCAGAGAGACCCGTGTGAACGTGCTtgtctttcttcttttatgaGCTGCATGGTCAATCAAGCAGACAAATCTCTGCTTGACCATCTTGTTTGGGATTTTCTaacattatatatgtataagtccttgtattttttttagaaaggtATAAGTCCTTGTATTAGGGGTGGTTCGAAGTTCGAACACTAAATTTGGATCAGACTTATGTTTTTAGACCAACTCAAAATCTTTCATTTATGAAATGAGACTTATGTTTTTAGACCAAATCAAATATCGCCTTTGAAACCAAACGATTACATATGATCCATCCTCATaatttcttccattctcatGTCGCAACATTCATTTTAATTATGCTATGTTCATCGCCGGCCGAGCCTTTTCAGCCTCTAGTGTATGAACATGCAACTCGATCTTCTACGTACGAAATTCATCGATTAACGGCTGAAAACCACCTATATATCTTCTCAAATCTTGGACCACCAATCTCACATTCCATTTTGTTAGGTTGTTGATGATAGATATTAAGGGGAGGGGGAAGGGCTCATCTTGTCACCAAGCCAATCAAGCTTTGTTTGAATATAGAAAATGGTCCATGGAAGAACTGAACTGAAAGTTCTAAGAGAAGAGGACAGGATGGAATTCAATTCATTTATTGCGACGGCAGCCCTCACAGACGTAGTCCTCATGGGGGCAGTCGCCGTCAGCCAGGGTGGCTCTACCGGCTGCGCTTTTGGGAGTTGATTTGATCAAATTTGGTGTCTATGTAAGTATGCATACGAGTATGATTGGATGAGTTGGGTACTTGTTTCTTTCTTAAATACCCACATGCCAAGATTGAAGAGCAAACCCCACTTGAATCACTCCCAAAAATGTCCTAGTTGGTGGCACTTTGGCAATGGATACTTCTGGAATCAACTGCATACAATGTTTAGGTTCGATCAAAATCAATACCGACATCATTTTTTGGATGGATTGCTCGACTTGTACTAGAAGAATCTTGTAGCATAATGTTTAAGAACCATTCATTTGCCAGAAGCCCAAAACAGACaaaacgtcaaacaaactattcAAATTTTTCTAAAGAAAAGACATATAAACACATGAACCAGTTTTAGTAACAGAGTTTGGACTTCGATACCTACTTTTATGCATCAAAAGAGTCACATAAAACGAAAGACATGAGATGAAACCTAGATACTACCTTTAACAATTCAAATAGTAACGATCTAGTTTTGAGCTATCGTTATGTTGCAACCACTCATAACTTTTAAATGTAACGTCAAAAGCTAAAATCAGTTAATAGTATGTGAAACATCAGAATCATGAACTCTGTTTTGTAAAGTTTGCAACACGCTAGTCAATGGTGACCATACATCGACTCATATATGCAAGCAACCCCTAAAGGGGAATGAGTTGAGTTCATAAACTGGTCATACACACTATGTAAGAAATGTGGTGACATTATGAGATGAACAACCTAAAACCAAACTCTGATATCATTATCAAAGCTAAATCAATTGCCAACAAAAAGATAAACACAAGATGTTATATGTTGCTTTGATAAGGCTCAAAACTTTTGATAAACGCATCACATTGCATAGTGATATGATCATCTCCAAAAGCATTGATCTTTCTTTCACTATCGCCATTCAACAACCAATTAGTCACAAGTGGTTGGCAAGAGTAAAGACTGTGGTCTCAAGAGGGGCTTTCTCTCACCCCTTTTCTTGCTACAGGTTCCTACACTTGCTTTGAAGCAAGAAGGGTATTGATTCCATTGAATAGTCTCAACCACCGACTTCTTCCACTCCTTAATAACAAAACCAACAACttattcatttaaaaaaacacactTGCCTTTTCTCCCAATTCCCACCTTGTCAACTATTTCCCATTAAACAAGCCCTAGAATCTGATCTCCCCAAATCACTCCCGTTGTTTAGTTAggctttacagaaagaaagtAAGAAACAACAGCAGAAATTTTTGTCAACACCGACCATTGGTTCTCTACATGTCGGTgtgaaacaaaaagaaaagtcaCTA encodes:
- the LOC126788847 gene encoding ubiquitin-conjugating enzyme E2 35, whose product is MANSNLPRRIIKETQRLLSEPAPGISASPSEDNMRYFNVMILGPTQSPYEGGVFKLELFLPEEYPMAAPKVRFLTKIYHPNIDKLGRICLDILKDKWSPALQIRTVLLSIQALLSAPNPDDPLSENIAKHWKSNEAEAVETAKEWTRLYASGV